A region from the Cuculus canorus isolate bCucCan1 chromosome 14, bCucCan1.pri, whole genome shotgun sequence genome encodes:
- the JAKMIP2 gene encoding janus kinase and microtubule-interacting protein 2, translating to MSKKGRSKGEKPEALIVALQAANEELRTKLTDIQIELHQEKSKVAKLEREKTQETKRIREVEQRKQTVQITELKAKLHEEKMKELQAVRENLIKQHEQEMTRMVKVRDSEIQRLKSALCALRDGSSDKVRTALTIEAREEARKQFDSERLKLLQEITELKSAKKQVDEALNNMIQADKIKAGDLRSEHQSHQEAISKIKWESERDIRRLMDEIKAKDRIIFSLEKELETQTGYVQKLQLQKEALDEQLFLVKEAECNMSSPKREIPGRAGDGSEHCSSPDLRRNQKRIAELNATIRKLEDRNTLLVDERNELLKRVREAEKQCKPLLEKNKCLTKRNDELMQSLQRMEDKLKAVTKENIEMREKITSHPPLKKLRSLNDLDQANEEQETEFLKLQVIEQQNIIDELTRDREKLIRRRKHKRSSKPIKRHVVDTFFGYDEDSVDSETSSVASYRTDRTPATPDDDLDEGLAAEESELRFRQLTKEYQALQRAYALLQEQTGGIIDAEREAKAQEQLQAEVQRYKAKIEDLEKTLAQKGQDSHWVEDKQLFIKRNQELLDKIEKLEAENSRLQQELQDARDQNELLEFRNLELEERERRSPPFNLQIHPFSDGVSALQIYCMKEGVKDVSIPDLIKQLDILGDNGNLRNEEQVAIIQASTVLSLAEKWIQQIEGAEAALHQKMVELESDMEQFCKIKGYLEEELDYRKQALDQAYMRIQELEATLYNALQQETVIKFGELLTEKQQEELRTAVEKLRRQMLRKSREYDCQILQERMELLQQAHQRIRDLEDKTDIQKRQIKDLEEKFLFLFLFFSLAFILWP from the exons GTTGCGAAacttgaaagagagaagactCAAGAAACAAAGCGTATCCGTGAGGTGGAGCAGCGCAAGCAGACAGTGCAAATCACAGAGCTAAAAGCCAAACTCCatgaggagaaaatgaaggagCTGCAGGCTGTGAGGGAGAACCTCATCAAACAGCATGAGCAGGAGATGACACGGATGGTGAAAGTCCGAGACAGTGAAATCCAGCGCCTCAAGTCAGCGCTGTGTGCGCTGCGGGATGGGAGCAGTGATAAAGTAAGGACAGCGCTGACCATTGAGGCTCGTGAAGAGGCCAGAAAACAGTTTGACTCTGAGCGCCTTAAGCTTCTGCAGGAAATTACTGAACTGAAGTCTGCCaaaaagcaggtagatgaggCCCTTAACAATATGATCCAAGCTGATAAGATCAAGGCTGGAGATCTTCGGAGTGAACATCAGTCCCACCAGGAAgccatttccaaaataaaatgggaGAGCGAAAGGGATATTCGCCGCCTG ATGGACGAGATCAAGGCTAAAGACAGGATCATATTTTCCTTGGAGAAAGAACTGGAGACACAGACAGGCTACgtgcagaagctgcagctgcagaaggaagcTCTGGATGAGCAGCTCTTCTTGGTGAAGGAGGCAGAGTGTAACATGAGCAGTCCCAAGAGAGAGATCCCAGGAAGGGCTGGAGATGGCTCGGAGCACTGCAGCAGCCCT GATTTGCGCAGAAACCAGAAGAGGATAGCAGAGCTGAATGCCACAATCCGGAAGCTGGAAGACAGGAATACATTGCTTGTTGATGAACGAAACGAACTG TTGAAGCGTGTCCGAGAAGCTGAGAAACAATGTAAACCTCTTCTGGAAAAGAACAAGTGCCTCACGAAGAGAAATGATGAACTTATGCAGTCTTTGCAGCGCATGGAAGATAAACTCAAAGCAGTCActaaagaaaatatagaaatg agagaaaaaattacATCACATCCTCCTCTAAAGAAATTAAGATCTCTCAATGACCTGGATCAGGCTAATGAGGAACAAGAAACTGAATTCTTGAAGCTTCAAGTCATAGAACAACAGAACATAATAGATGAGTTAACAAGG GATAGGGAGAAACTCATTCGTCGCAGAAAGCATAAAAGAAGCTCAAAGCCAATTAAG AGACATGTGGTGGACACATTTTTTGGGTATGATGAAGATTCTGTGGACTCTGAAACATCTTCTGTGGCCTCATATAGAACAGACAGAACACCAGCAACCCCAGATGATGATCTGGACGAG GGTTTAGCAGCAGAAGAATCAGAGCTGCGGTTTCGGCAGCTGACAAAGGAATACCAGGCCCTGCAGAGAGCATATGCACTTCTGCAGGAACAGACAGGAGGCATCATAGATGCTGAAAGAGAAGCCAAG GCTCAGGAGCAGCTCCAAGCTGAAGTGCAGAGATACAAAGCCAAAATAGAAGATCTGGAGAAAACTTTGGCACAGAAAGGGCAG GACTCGCACTGGGTGGAAGACAAACAGCTTTTCATTAAGAGGAACCAAGAGCTTTTAGACAAG ATAGAGAaactggaagcagaaaacagcCGTCTGCAACAGGAGCTGCAGGATGCCCGAGACCAGAATGAGCTGCTGGAGTTCCGTAACCTTGAGCTGGAG gaaagagaGAGACGGTCCCCACCATTTAATCTGCAGATTCACCCGTTCTCAGATGGTGTGAGTGCTCTGCAGATCTACTGCATGAAGGAAGGGGTTAAG GATGTCAGCATCCCAGACCTCATAAAGCAGTTAGATATCCTAGGTGATAATGGG aATTTAAGAAATGAAGAACAAGTGGCCATAATTCAGGCTTCCACTGTATTGTCCTTGGCAGAAAAG TGGATCCAGCAGATTGAGGGCGCTGAAGCTGCTCTGCATCAGAAGATGGTGGAACTGGAAAGTGATATG GAGcagttttgcaaaataaaaggtTATTTGGAGGAAGAATTAGACTACAGGAAGCAAGCTCTTGACCAAGCATACATG AGGATCCAGGAGCTTGAGGCCACCTTGTACAATGCTTTGCAGCAAGAAACGGTGATAAAGTTTGGAGAACTActtactgaaaaacagcaggaagagcTGAGGACAGCAGTAGAAAAGCTAAGACGTCAGATgctgaggaaaagcagagaatatGATTGTCAGATTCTTCAGGAGAGAatggagctgctccagcaggcTCATCAG AGGATCCGAGATTTAGAAGATAAAACTGACATCCAAAAGAGACAAATTAAGGATCTGGAGGAAAAG tttctaTTTCTATTCTTGTTCTTCTCTCTTGCCTTTATTCTTTGGCCTTGA